The following proteins come from a genomic window of Aequorivita marisscotiae:
- the htpG gene encoding molecular chaperone HtpG has product MSKGTINVSVDNIFPLIKKFLYSDHEIFLRELISNATDATLKLKHLANIGEAEGVEYGNPMIEVKLDKKKKQLRIIDQGIGMTKEEVEKYINEIAFSGAEEFIEKYKDKNGKDAGIIGHFGLGFYSAFMVAKKVEIITKSYKDEPAVHWACDGSPEFTIEKADKKERGTEIILHIADDSTEFLEENRISELLVKYNKFMPIPIKFGTKTETLPKPEGAKEEDEAPTQEVDNIINNPNPAWTKQPTELEDKDYNSFYRELYPMQFEEPLFHIHLNVDYPFNLTGILYFPKMTNDMSIQKDKIQLYQNQVFVTDNVEGIVPEFLTMLRGVIDSPDIPLNVSRSYLQADGAVKKISSYITRKVADKLKSLFNNDREGFEKKWNDIKIVIEYGMLTEDKFFDKAQDFALYPTVNDTYFTFSELKEKIKDAQTDKDGNLVILYASNKEEQHSYIEAAKEKGYEVLLLDSPIVAHLLQKVESKEEKLSFVRVDSDHVENLIKKDDEQISKLSDEEKESLKTFLDGVIPKEKFSVQLEAMDSNANPFIITEPEFMRRMKDMQKTGGGGMFGMGGFPEMYNLIVNTNHELVGEILNTKTEKKKERLVNQALDLARLSKNLLKGEELTAFIKRSYEMIK; this is encoded by the coding sequence ATGAGCAAAGGAACTATTAATGTATCGGTGGACAATATTTTCCCACTGATCAAGAAATTTTTGTACAGCGATCACGAAATATTTCTGCGTGAATTAATTTCGAACGCTACCGACGCAACCCTAAAACTGAAGCATTTGGCCAATATTGGCGAAGCCGAAGGGGTAGAATACGGCAATCCGATGATTGAAGTAAAGTTGGACAAAAAGAAGAAACAGCTTCGCATAATAGATCAGGGAATTGGGATGACCAAGGAAGAAGTTGAAAAATACATCAACGAAATTGCTTTTTCTGGCGCCGAGGAATTCATTGAAAAATACAAAGACAAAAACGGAAAGGACGCCGGGATTATCGGGCATTTTGGACTTGGTTTTTATTCGGCTTTTATGGTAGCCAAAAAAGTAGAAATCATTACAAAGAGTTATAAAGACGAGCCCGCAGTGCATTGGGCGTGCGATGGTTCGCCGGAATTTACTATTGAGAAAGCCGATAAAAAGGAAAGAGGGACCGAGATAATTCTGCATATTGCCGATGATTCTACCGAATTTTTGGAGGAAAACCGCATCAGTGAATTATTGGTGAAGTACAACAAGTTTATGCCTATCCCGATTAAATTCGGAACCAAAACGGAAACCCTTCCAAAACCTGAAGGTGCAAAAGAAGAAGACGAAGCGCCTACTCAGGAAGTTGATAATATTATCAACAATCCTAACCCAGCGTGGACCAAGCAGCCCACTGAATTGGAAGATAAGGATTATAATTCATTTTACAGAGAATTGTATCCCATGCAATTCGAGGAGCCACTATTCCACATTCACCTAAATGTTGATTATCCTTTCAATCTTACGGGAATCCTTTATTTCCCGAAGATGACCAACGATATGAGCATTCAAAAGGATAAAATACAGCTCTACCAAAACCAGGTTTTTGTAACCGATAATGTGGAGGGAATTGTTCCTGAATTTTTAACGATGTTACGCGGAGTAATTGACAGTCCGGATATACCGTTAAACGTTTCGCGAAGTTATTTACAGGCCGATGGGGCGGTAAAAAAGATTTCGAGCTACATTACCCGCAAAGTTGCAGATAAGCTGAAAAGCCTTTTTAACAATGACCGCGAAGGTTTTGAAAAGAAATGGAACGACATAAAAATAGTTATTGAATACGGAATGCTTACCGAAGATAAATTCTTTGATAAAGCGCAGGATTTTGCACTGTACCCAACGGTAAACGATACGTATTTCACTTTTTCAGAATTGAAGGAAAAGATAAAAGATGCGCAGACCGATAAAGATGGTAATCTCGTTATTCTGTATGCTTCAAATAAAGAAGAACAGCACAGCTACATTGAAGCAGCCAAAGAAAAAGGATACGAAGTATTACTTCTGGATTCGCCTATAGTAGCGCACCTACTTCAAAAAGTAGAAAGTAAGGAAGAGAAACTTTCGTTTGTACGCGTAGATAGCGACCACGTTGAAAACCTTATCAAAAAAGACGATGAGCAGATTTCAAAACTATCTGATGAAGAAAAGGAAAGTTTAAAAACATTCCTTGACGGGGTTATTCCGAAGGAAAAGTTCAGCGTACAATTAGAGGCTATGGACAGCAATGCAAATCCGTTTATTATCACCGAGCCAGAATTTATGCGAAGGATGAAGGATATGCAAAAAACCGGTGGTGGCGGTATGTTTGGAATGGGCGGTTTCCCTGAAATGTATAATTTGATTGTAAACACCAATCACGAATTGGTAGGCGAAATCTTAAATACAAAAACTGAAAAGAAAAAAGAGCGCTTGGTGAATCAGGCTCTGGATTTGGCCAGACTGAGTAAAAATTTGTTAAAAGGTGAAGAGCTTACAGCGTTTATTAAACGAAGTTATGAGATGATTAAATAA
- a CDS encoding TetR/AcrR family transcriptional regulator → MTATNNSENTDKTTSKKNARAEKIITAYMQAVLTKEKPPLSVFKFCKENNFTEAEFYKNFGSFEALQSEIWTSFYDETIRQANRDEGYETYSNKEKMLTFFYTFFELLTLNRSYILVTLREHQNMMKNLGQLKELRKKIKHFASHLIRENNEDKKLKILKQSVTVFSEGAWIQTLFLLKYWMDDNSAGFENTDIAIEKSVRAIFDVFDTQPLESVLDFGKFLWKEKMA, encoded by the coding sequence ATGACGGCAACGAACAATTCTGAAAATACAGACAAAACAACTTCGAAAAAAAATGCTAGAGCTGAAAAGATTATTACGGCATATATGCAGGCGGTATTAACGAAGGAAAAGCCACCCCTCAGCGTTTTCAAATTCTGCAAGGAAAATAATTTTACCGAAGCAGAATTTTATAAAAACTTCGGTTCCTTTGAAGCCCTACAATCCGAAATATGGACTTCATTTTATGATGAAACAATTCGTCAAGCTAATAGAGATGAAGGGTACGAAACGTACAGCAATAAAGAAAAAATGCTCACCTTTTTCTACACCTTTTTTGAACTTCTCACCCTTAATAGAAGTTACATACTCGTTACCTTACGCGAGCATCAAAATATGATGAAAAACCTAGGCCAATTGAAAGAATTGCGTAAAAAAATAAAGCATTTTGCTTCACATTTAATTCGCGAAAATAACGAAGATAAAAAGCTGAAAATTTTAAAACAATCGGTAACCGTATTTTCTGAAGGCGCTTGGATACAAACCCTTTTTCTATTGAAATATTGGATGGATGATAATTCCGCAGGTTTTGAAAACACAGATATCGCAATCGAGAAATCGGTACGTGCCATTTTTGATGTTTTCGATACCCAACCATTGGAAAGTGTGCTTGATTTTGGAAAGTTTTTATGGAAAGAAAAAATGGCCTAA
- a CDS encoding ABC1 kinase family protein, whose translation MKTIDKIPTNKIQRASKLMTTGVKVGGNYLKYYGKKLVNSETTKDELNESNAEDIYDGLKNLKGSALKVAQMLSMEKNIMPKAYVEKFSLAQFQVPPLSAPLVRKTFKKYFGDTPESLYDTFNAESVAAASIGQVHKATKDGKNLAVKIQYPGVAESISSDLAMVKPVAMKMFNIKGKDGDKYFKEMEGKLLEETDYLLEVEQSKEITNACKNIPNLKFPNYYKELSGERIITMDWMTGQHLSEFTSTNTNKEKADKVGQTLWDFYMFQMHQLKRVHADPHPGNFLVDEEANLIAIDFGCVKTVPEEFYLPYFELAKPENINKPEIFLEKMYALEILKEEDSPEETKFFSELFHEMLSLFTQPFHSETFNFADEEFFGKIAELSNRYSKDTEIRKMNGNRGSKHFLYINRTFFGLYNLINDLGAKVAINNYKNYL comes from the coding sequence ATGAAGACGATAGATAAAATTCCCACTAATAAAATTCAACGCGCGTCAAAACTAATGACTACCGGCGTAAAAGTAGGCGGTAATTATTTAAAGTATTACGGTAAAAAACTCGTTAATTCCGAAACCACTAAAGACGAATTAAACGAAAGCAATGCCGAAGATATTTACGACGGGCTAAAAAACCTAAAAGGCAGCGCACTAAAAGTAGCGCAAATGCTTAGTATGGAAAAAAACATCATGCCAAAAGCCTATGTGGAAAAGTTTTCCTTGGCGCAATTTCAGGTGCCGCCACTTTCGGCACCCTTGGTGCGCAAGACTTTTAAGAAATATTTTGGCGATACCCCCGAAAGTCTCTATGATACCTTTAATGCAGAATCTGTTGCTGCGGCTAGTATTGGCCAGGTTCACAAAGCTACAAAAGATGGTAAAAACTTGGCGGTGAAAATCCAGTATCCGGGAGTTGCCGAAAGTATAAGTAGCGATTTGGCAATGGTAAAGCCAGTTGCAATGAAAATGTTTAATATAAAAGGTAAGGATGGTGATAAATACTTTAAGGAAATGGAGGGTAAATTGCTGGAAGAAACCGATTATCTGTTGGAAGTAGAACAGAGCAAGGAAATTACAAATGCTTGTAAAAACATTCCCAATCTAAAGTTTCCCAATTATTACAAAGAACTTTCCGGCGAACGTATTATTACCATGGACTGGATGACCGGACAGCATCTTTCGGAATTTACTAGTACAAATACCAATAAAGAAAAGGCAGATAAAGTAGGGCAGACGCTGTGGGATTTTTATATGTTCCAAATGCACCAATTAAAGCGCGTGCACGCCGATCCGCACCCCGGAAATTTTTTAGTAGACGAAGAGGCAAACCTCATTGCGATAGATTTTGGCTGTGTTAAAACCGTTCCCGAAGAATTCTACCTGCCGTATTTTGAATTGGCCAAACCTGAAAATATAAACAAACCTGAAATTTTCTTGGAGAAGATGTATGCTTTGGAAATTTTAAAGGAGGAAGACTCGCCTGAGGAAACCAAATTTTTTTCAGAATTGTTTCACGAAATGCTCAGTCTTTTCACACAACCATTCCATAGTGAAACGTTCAACTTTGCCGATGAGGAATTCTTTGGAAAAATTGCCGAGTTGAGCAATAGATATTCAAAAGATACTGAAATTAGAAAGATGAACGGCAATCGTGGTTCCAAACATTTCTTATATATAAATAGAACTTTTTTCGGACTTTATAATTTAATAAACGATTTGGGAGCGAAGGTGGCAATAAATAATTATAAAAATTACCTGTAA
- a CDS encoding alpha/beta hydrolase family protein: MKKTIAIIVFLFTCANFIAQEKLTYQKPPKEILELVDAPLAPSVWIDSNGENVVLFYRDAYKSIAELSEPELRLGGLRINPKTNIGSRTRFYNNIKVKKASEKDARKVSGFPENPRLSSFTISPDQKMVAFLNTVDDGVQLWLADIENATAKQLSTLKINANMGNPINWFKDGSALLVNVIPNDRKQLINTDEAVPDGPTITVSDGEKAQNRTYQDLLSSPNDEYNFEQLARSEIKKISTAGKVEDFLPTAMYDELDFSPDGNYIMVSTIKRPFSYIVPYSRFPFETNIYNNEGKLIQKVNDVPLNEVEPKGFMATRMGKRRMNWRADKPATIYWAEALDKGDPEVKVDFRDAVYELPAPFNGKGNLLLKTKNRYSGIIWGNDKLAIASDYWWNDRNTKSYIFNPSNVSETPKIIFDRNYQDRYNDPGNFVTTRNNFDERVLELVEGNAFLMGDGFSDEGQFPFIDEFNLKTQKTKRIYKSEYTDKLENLNAAIDMKKGKILVRIESQNEYPNYYFRNIKKKNDLTPVTSFENPFKSIQNVHKEVITYKRDDGLELEGTLYLPIGYNVEKKEKMPMILWAYPREFKDKASASQNTTNPNEFIYPYYGSPIYWVTQGYVVLDDAAFPIVGEGDEEPNDTFRTQLVGNAKAAIDAVDKMGYIDRNRVGVGGHSYGAFMVANLLSHSNLFAAGIARSGAYNRTLTPFGFQSEERSYWDSPETYYIMSPFMHADKMKTPLLLIHGEADNNSGTYPLQSERYFNALKGLGATARLVMLPKESHGYSAKESVLHVLWEQDQWLDKYVKNKMESSVNVSEEIKQ, from the coding sequence ATGAAAAAAACCATTGCGATTATCGTATTCCTTTTTACGTGTGCCAACTTTATAGCACAGGAAAAACTCACCTACCAGAAACCCCCAAAAGAAATTCTTGAACTTGTAGATGCGCCCTTGGCACCTTCGGTTTGGATTGACAGCAATGGTGAAAATGTAGTGCTTTTTTATCGCGATGCCTACAAATCTATTGCCGAACTATCGGAACCAGAATTGCGCCTAGGCGGATTGCGAATAAACCCCAAAACAAATATTGGTAGCCGTACCAGGTTTTACAATAATATAAAAGTAAAAAAAGCTTCGGAAAAAGACGCTCGGAAAGTATCGGGCTTTCCCGAAAACCCTAGACTTTCCAGTTTTACTATTTCACCAGACCAAAAAATGGTCGCATTTTTAAATACAGTAGATGATGGTGTACAACTTTGGTTGGCAGATATTGAAAACGCTACCGCCAAACAGCTTAGTACGTTAAAGATAAATGCAAATATGGGCAACCCTATTAATTGGTTTAAAGATGGCAGTGCGCTACTTGTAAACGTTATCCCCAACGATAGAAAGCAATTAATAAACACCGATGAAGCCGTGCCCGATGGCCCAACCATTACAGTAAGCGATGGCGAAAAGGCGCAAAACAGAACCTATCAGGATTTGCTAAGCAGCCCGAACGACGAATACAACTTTGAGCAATTGGCACGTTCGGAAATAAAGAAGATTTCTACTGCGGGCAAGGTTGAAGATTTTCTTCCGACAGCCATGTACGACGAACTTGATTTTTCGCCCGACGGCAATTATATCATGGTTTCAACAATTAAAAGACCATTTTCCTATATCGTGCCTTATAGCCGTTTTCCTTTTGAAACCAATATTTATAATAACGAAGGCAAACTGATTCAAAAAGTAAACGACGTACCGCTAAACGAAGTAGAACCAAAAGGTTTTATGGCAACCCGAATGGGAAAGCGAAGAATGAATTGGCGCGCAGATAAACCTGCAACCATTTACTGGGCCGAAGCCTTGGATAAAGGTGATCCGGAAGTAAAAGTAGATTTTCGCGATGCCGTATATGAATTGCCAGCTCCCTTTAACGGAAAGGGCAACTTGTTGCTAAAAACAAAAAATCGTTATTCCGGAATTATTTGGGGGAATGATAAGCTCGCCATTGCTTCAGATTATTGGTGGAATGATCGTAATACAAAATCGTATATTTTTAATCCATCAAATGTTTCGGAAACGCCGAAGATTATTTTTGACAGAAATTATCAGGACCGGTACAATGATCCCGGAAATTTTGTAACCACCCGAAACAATTTTGATGAGCGTGTTCTAGAATTGGTTGAAGGCAATGCCTTTCTTATGGGCGATGGTTTTTCGGACGAGGGACAATTTCCTTTTATAGATGAATTCAACTTAAAAACCCAAAAAACCAAACGCATCTACAAATCTGAATACACCGATAAGCTTGAAAATCTAAATGCTGCAATCGATATGAAGAAAGGGAAAATTCTGGTTCGTATAGAATCGCAGAATGAGTATCCTAATTATTACTTCAGAAATATTAAAAAGAAAAATGATTTAACGCCTGTAACTTCATTTGAAAATCCTTTTAAGAGTATTCAAAATGTTCATAAAGAAGTAATTACCTACAAACGAGATGACGGTTTGGAACTTGAGGGAACCTTATACCTACCAATAGGTTATAACGTAGAAAAGAAAGAAAAAATGCCAATGATTCTTTGGGCGTATCCGCGTGAATTTAAAGACAAAGCCAGTGCGTCGCAAAATACCACAAACCCCAATGAATTTATTTATCCGTATTACGGTTCGCCAATTTATTGGGTAACGCAAGGCTATGTGGTTTTAGACGATGCAGCCTTTCCAATTGTGGGCGAAGGCGATGAAGAACCAAACGATACTTTTAGAACCCAATTGGTGGGCAATGCCAAAGCAGCGATTGATGCCGTTGACAAAATGGGTTATATAGACAGAAACCGCGTGGGCGTTGGCGGACATTCCTACGGCGCGTTTATGGTTGCAAATTTATTGAGCCATTCCAATTTGTTTGCAGCGGGAATTGCACGTAGCGGTGCCTATAACCGCACACTCACGCCATTTGGTTTTCAGAGTGAAGAGCGAAGCTATTGGGATTCTCCCGAAACGTATTACATCATGTCGCCATTTATGCATGCCGATAAAATGAAAACGCCATTATTACTAATTCACGGTGAAGCAGATAATAACTCGGGAACCTATCCGCTGCAAAGCGAGCGCTATTTTAATGCGTTAAAAGGCTTGGGAGCAACAGCCAGACTGGTAATGTTGCCAAAAGAAAGTCACGGGTACAGCGCGAAAGAAAGCGTACTACATGTTTTGTGGGAACAGGACCAATGGTTAGACAAATACGTGAAGAACAAAATGGAAAGTTCCGTAAATGTTTCGGAAGAAATAAAGCAATAA
- a CDS encoding 3-oxoacyl-ACP synthase III family protein, with amino-acid sequence MYTSKITGLGSYVPENVVTNDDLSKLMDTNDAWIQERTGIKERRHIKKGDGNSTSVMAVKASTIALERAQLQPNDIDMIVFATLSPDMYFPGGGVEVQEMMGMRTIPALDVRNQCSGFVYALSVADQFVKTGMYKNVLVIGSENHSGGLDFSTRGRNVSVIFGDGAGAAVVSRNETGKGGILSTHLHSEGQYKNELSLKGPSTEYWVPQIIEENPQENIPYYPVMNGQFVFKHAIVRFAEVIQEGLEANKLAVQDIDMLIPHQANLRISQFIQHKLKLNDEQVFNNIQKYGNTTAASIPIALTEAWEQGKIKEGNLVVLAAFGSGFTWGSAIIRW; translated from the coding sequence ATGTACACTTCAAAAATTACTGGTTTGGGATCTTACGTGCCCGAAAATGTGGTTACCAACGACGATCTTTCAAAATTAATGGATACCAATGATGCGTGGATTCAAGAACGCACGGGTATAAAGGAACGCAGGCATATTAAAAAAGGCGATGGCAATTCTACTTCGGTAATGGCCGTAAAAGCTTCTACTATTGCTTTGGAACGCGCCCAACTGCAGCCAAACGATATAGATATGATTGTGTTTGCCACTCTAAGCCCAGATATGTATTTTCCGGGCGGTGGAGTAGAAGTACAGGAAATGATGGGGATGCGCACCATTCCAGCTTTAGACGTCCGCAACCAATGTAGTGGTTTTGTATATGCCCTGTCGGTGGCCGATCAATTTGTGAAAACGGGAATGTATAAAAATGTCTTGGTGATTGGAAGTGAAAACCATAGTGGTGGCTTAGATTTTTCAACACGTGGCCGCAACGTTTCGGTAATTTTTGGCGACGGTGCCGGAGCTGCTGTAGTTTCAAGAAATGAAACGGGAAAAGGTGGAATTCTTTCTACCCATCTTCACAGCGAAGGGCAATATAAAAACGAACTTTCACTAAAGGGTCCGAGTACCGAATATTGGGTGCCACAGATTATTGAAGAAAACCCACAAGAAAACATACCCTATTACCCAGTGATGAATGGCCAGTTTGTTTTTAAACACGCCATTGTTCGTTTTGCCGAAGTAATCCAGGAAGGCTTGGAAGCAAATAAGCTTGCGGTACAAGATATTGATATGTTAATACCGCATCAGGCCAATCTTCGTATTTCGCAATTTATTCAACACAAATTAAAATTGAATGACGAACAAGTTTTTAATAACATCCAGAAATACGGAAATACTACTGCAGCTTCAATTCCTATTGCTTTAACCGAAGCTTGGGAACAAGGAA